Below is a window of Georgenia soli DNA.
GCGCCGAGGCGGTCGATGGCGACGCCGGCGATGAAGAACCCGCCGATGCCGAGGCCGAAGATGAGCCAGGCGGCCGACCCGTAGTACCGGCGGAACCGCCGCCGCGGGGTCCGCCGACGGGGAGCGTGCGCGCTCGGGCCGGGCGAGGCGTGCGCCTCAGCCGCGCCGTACGAGGACACGGCCTGCGGTGACGGCACGGCAGCGGCCGGAGCAGGCGCCACGGCCGCCGCTGAGGGCGCTGCAGGCACCACGGCCGCCACTGAGGGCGCTGCCGGCGTCCCGGGCGCGGCGGCGGCTGCGGGCCTGGCTGGGGCCCTGGATGCCGACAGCTCGGCAGCACCAGCCGGCGTGGACCCAGCAGGGCGTGGGGAGAGCTTGCCTGGCAGGACGACCTTCACGTCGTTCCGGGTCACCGAGGGGTGGGCCTGACCGGCGACCGGTGCCCCGGCCCGACCCGCGGACCGTGCCCCGTCGACAGTAGGGAGCGACCCCGCCGGAGGGGGAGAGCCGGCCGTGGAGGCGGCGCCGTCGGGAAGGGGCGGCATGCCGGTCGCGGGAGGTGCGACGTCGTCACGGGGACGCGTGCTCGGCGGCCCCTGGGCCAGCAGCTCGCGGTACGGGTTCGCACGACCGGCGTCGTGGGAGCCCCCCGTCCGGTACGCGCGCATGGCGCCAAGAGTAGGGAACGTACCGGGGGTGAGACGCGTTGTACCAGATGGCAGGCCTGCGTGTGATCCGTGGCAGGTGAGCCGGTCATGAGGAGGAACGCCACAGATGAACCGCCGCTTCAACAACGGCCTGAAGACCACCCTGCTGTTCGCCGCGATGTGGGTGCTCCTGCTGGCCGTCGGTGGTCTGATCGCGAACGGCACGGGCAGCTCGTCGTTCATCTGGATCTTCGCCGGGATCGGGCTGATCTCGACGTTCTACAGCTACTGGAACTCCGACAAGCTGGCGATCCGCGCGATGGCGGCGCGTCCGGTGAGCGAGGCCGAGGCGCCGGGCCTGTACGCCATGGTGCGAGAGCTCGCCACGGCCGCACGGCAGCCGATGCCCCGGCTGTACATCGCGCCGACGGCGCAGCCCAACGCCTTCGCCACGGGGCGCAACCCCCGGAACGCCGCGGTGTGCTGCACGGAGGGGATCCTCCGGCTGCTCGAGCCGCGCGAGCTGCGGGCGGTGCTGGGGCACGAGCTCATGCACGTGTACAACCGCGACATCCTGACGTCCTCCGTGGCGGCGGCCGTCGCCGGCCTGATCACGGCTGTCGCGCAGTTCCTGCTGTTCTTCGGCGGCGGCGACCGCCAGCGGGCCAACCCGATCGCCGTGATCGCGACCGCACTGCTCGCACCGCTGGCGGCCACCATGATCCAGCTGTCGATCTCGCGGACCCGCGAGTTCGACGCCGACGAGGACGGCGCCCAGCTCACGGGCGACCCGCTGGCGCTCGCCTCCGCCCTGCGCAAGATCGAGTCCGGCGCCGCGGCACGGCCGCTCCAGCCGACCCAGCGCATGGAGAACGTCAGCCACATGATGATCGCCAACCCGTTCCGGGGCGGCGGGGGCGTGACGAAGCTGTTCTCCACGCACCCGCCGATGAACGAGCGCATCGCCCGGCTGGAGCGGATGGCGGGCTACTGACGGTCCGCAGCCCCCTGCCGGAGGGCATGGCGCCGGTATCGCACTTTCTTCGTGCCGCGACGCTGCCGATGTTCTGCACCGCCGACGAGTGGCGGTTTCGCAGGTTCGTGCGCAACGTCCCGAGGGCTGACGAACTGGCCGTTTTGGTTCAGATCGGTCCTTCCGTGAACCAAAATGGCCATCTCATGACACCTGGCACCGGCACGGCGGCGGGACGCAGGTAGGCGCGCCGCACGCGTACTGCGATGTCGCTACCGCCCGAACGGTTGACGAGCTGGACGTTTTGGTTCGGATCGGTCCTTCTGCGAACCAAAATGGCCAACTCGTTGGTCTTCTGGTGGCAGCGGCAGCGGCACCGGCACCGGCCCCGGCACCGGCACCGCCGACTCACGCCCGGGCGCGGAGCGGTGACTGCCCGCGGTGCACGTCCGTGCCAGGCGCGACGGTGCTGTGGATAGAGCCAGAGCGGACGTGGCCCGAGGAACCATGCTGCCGTCCATGGAGAACCGGGCCCTTGCCGAAGCCGACGAACGGCTGAGGCGGACGGCGGTGCTGGGCGTCTTCACGCTCCAGATGGCGTCGTCCGCGGGGTTGGCCCGCGGAGTGGTGCGTGGCCGGATTCGGGCCGGAGCTTGGGTGCACGTCGTCGGCGCGGCATTTACCGCCGCGGATCGTGCCCCTGGCGTCATCGATCCCGTCCGGCTCAGGGCAGTGGGCGCCGCGCTGACGTGGCCCGATGCCGTGCTGTGCCTGCGTACCGCTGCGATTCTGCACGGGATGCCGGTGCGCGACGACGGGCTGGCTCACGTTCTCGTGCCGGAGAAGC
It encodes the following:
- the htpX gene encoding zinc metalloprotease HtpX: MNRRFNNGLKTTLLFAAMWVLLLAVGGLIANGTGSSSFIWIFAGIGLISTFYSYWNSDKLAIRAMAARPVSEAEAPGLYAMVRELATAARQPMPRLYIAPTAQPNAFATGRNPRNAAVCCTEGILRLLEPRELRAVLGHELMHVYNRDILTSSVAAAVAGLITAVAQFLLFFGGGDRQRANPIAVIATALLAPLAATMIQLSISRTREFDADEDGAQLTGDPLALASALRKIESGAAARPLQPTQRMENVSHMMIANPFRGGGGVTKLFSTHPPMNERIARLERMAGY